A DNA window from uncultured Methanoregula sp. contains the following coding sequences:
- a CDS encoding replication factor C large subunit, with product MDWAEKYRPAHLADLVGNTTAVRQIADWAKNWSRKSKPLLIYGKPGIGKTSSAIALANDMNWEVIELNASDQRTAAVIERIAGAGSTTASLTGSSRKLIILDEADNLQGTADRGGAKAIIECIRETRQPMVLIANDLYGLSPEIRSRCEPVQFKAVPARSIAPRLKYLCAAEKIACSDAAVHAIAESAEGDIRSAVNMLYASAIGRTSLEDSGVHTSQKDERVSIFTLISALFGKSSDSELLRLSYDVDDTPETIEQWVEGSIQFMPDAHAAGTAFRHLARADEYLGYTYRRQYHTLWRYATAIMLLGAADAAGGKGLHARIMPPERWQRMSTAKKQKTIRIATLNKVSGMMHIPQNTLRESYLGTISMLVEQDPAGYARDLAFDADQLNFFLNDRAKSQEIIKGLLQQEKEKEKEQKEKKPKKEKAPKQEILPEAKTPPEVPPEPPEKKTPAKTQSTLFDGF from the coding sequence ATGGACTGGGCAGAGAAATACCGGCCTGCACACCTTGCCGATCTGGTCGGCAACACGACTGCGGTCCGTCAGATTGCCGACTGGGCAAAGAACTGGTCGCGGAAATCGAAGCCCCTGCTCATCTACGGCAAGCCCGGTATCGGCAAGACCTCCAGCGCAATTGCCCTTGCAAACGATATGAACTGGGAGGTGATCGAGCTCAATGCGAGCGACCAGAGGACGGCAGCCGTCATCGAGCGGATTGCAGGTGCCGGAAGCACCACGGCAAGCCTCACCGGTTCCTCCCGGAAACTGATAATCCTTGACGAGGCCGACAATCTCCAGGGCACGGCTGACCGGGGGGGTGCGAAGGCGATCATCGAATGCATCCGGGAGACCCGGCAGCCGATGGTCCTGATCGCAAACGATCTCTACGGACTCTCGCCGGAGATCCGCTCCCGCTGCGAACCGGTCCAGTTCAAGGCCGTTCCCGCCCGGTCGATCGCCCCGAGGCTCAAGTACCTCTGTGCTGCGGAAAAGATCGCCTGCAGCGATGCAGCAGTCCACGCGATAGCCGAGAGCGCCGAGGGGGATATCCGCTCGGCCGTGAACATGCTGTATGCCTCGGCAATAGGGAGGACAAGCCTCGAGGATTCGGGCGTCCACACCTCGCAGAAGGATGAACGCGTCTCCATCTTCACGTTAATCTCCGCCCTTTTTGGCAAATCCTCAGACAGCGAGCTGCTCCGGCTCTCGTACGATGTGGATGACACACCGGAGACCATCGAGCAGTGGGTCGAGGGCAGCATCCAGTTCATGCCCGATGCCCACGCCGCGGGAACCGCATTCCGCCACCTGGCCCGGGCCGACGAGTACCTGGGGTATACGTACCGGCGCCAGTACCACACGCTCTGGCGGTACGCAACCGCCATCATGCTCCTCGGGGCTGCGGATGCGGCCGGGGGAAAAGGCCTCCATGCCCGCATCATGCCGCCGGAACGCTGGCAGCGGATGTCCACGGCCAAGAAGCAGAAAACCATCCGGATTGCCACCCTGAACAAAGTCTCCGGCATGATGCATATCCCCCAGAACACCCTGCGGGAGAGTTACCTTGGCACCATCTCCATGCTTGTCGAGCAGGATCCTGCCGGCTATGCACGGGACCTGGCATTCGATGCCGACCAGCTCAATTTCTTCCTCAATGACCGGGCAAAATCCCAGGAAATAATAAAGGGACTCCTGCAGCAGGAGAAGGAGAAAGAAAAAGAGCAGAAGGAGAAGAAACCAAAGAAGGAGAAGGCGCCCAAGCAGGAGATCCTTCCCGAGGCAAAAACTCCTCCCGAAGTTCCTCCTGAACCTCCTGAAAAGAAGACCCCGGCAAAGACCCAGTCAACGCTCTTTGACGGGTTCTGA
- a CDS encoding UPF0146 family protein: MGSYKHIETSVGRYIQSRYKSAVEVGIGRNTAAAEIVLGAGVLIRATDIKDLPESPIPFSVDDVFEPDLSLYRGAEVIYAVRPAIEMIPPLISLAQAAGADLVVYHLGFETYGDGGEKIDCGVILHRYVSISEPVKER, encoded by the coding sequence ATGGGCTCCTATAAACATATTGAGACCTCTGTCGGCCGGTATATCCAAAGCCGCTACAAATCTGCCGTCGAAGTCGGGATCGGGCGAAATACCGCGGCAGCAGAGATAGTCCTGGGCGCGGGAGTCCTCATCCGGGCAACCGATATTAAGGATCTGCCCGAAAGTCCGATCCCGTTTTCCGTTGATGATGTCTTCGAGCCCGATCTGTCGCTCTACCGGGGAGCGGAGGTCATCTACGCAGTCCGGCCGGCCATCGAGATGATCCCGCCCCTCATCTCCCTTGCGCAGGCCGCGGGGGCGGATCTCGTTGTCTATCACCTGGGGTTCGAGACGTACGGGGATGGCGGGGAGAAGATCGACTGCGGGGTGATCCTGCACCGGTATGTTTCGATCTCAGAACCCGTCAAAGAGCGTTGA
- a CDS encoding archaemetzincin family Zn-dependent metalloprotease gives MHIHIFWDAESPAGLQMPVARKISSVLGVPSSVSENHVRMMGYVVARRQIDAQALLDSIQTYKHRHEIADPVLLVVNQDLFRNGNSFVFGLARQSVGAAVVSSARLCNEYYGRPPDDDDLIDRLTKEGAHEVGHLLGLDHCENTECIMFKPDTLDELDRKRKMLCPTCSARLAAHREGE, from the coding sequence ATGCATATCCATATCTTTTGGGATGCCGAGTCCCCCGCGGGCCTCCAGATGCCGGTTGCCCGCAAGATCTCTTCAGTGCTGGGCGTCCCGTCATCGGTTTCGGAGAATCATGTCCGGATGATGGGATATGTGGTTGCCCGGAGGCAGATCGATGCCCAGGCGCTCCTTGACAGCATCCAGACCTACAAGCACCGGCACGAAATCGCGGATCCGGTCCTTCTCGTGGTCAACCAGGACCTCTTCCGGAACGGGAACAGTTTTGTCTTCGGCCTTGCACGCCAGTCCGTCGGCGCTGCGGTGGTCTCAAGTGCCCGTCTCTGCAATGAATATTACGGCCGGCCCCCCGATGATGACGACCTGATCGACCGGCTGACCAAGGAAGGGGCGCATGAAGTCGGGCATCTTCTCGGGCTCGATCACTGCGAGAACACGGAATGCATCATGTTCAAACCGGACACGCTTGACGAGCTGGACCGGAAGAGAAAGATGCTCTGCCCGACCTGTTCTGCCCGGCTGGCTGCACACCGGGAAGGAGAATAA
- a CDS encoding histone deacetylase, whose protein sequence is MGGRGRGSAILDPSGAGHDYPGHSECASRLALACSGIPPDTPRYEAEPATLDDILRVHDPGYAGWIRERCRSITRPWHIDADTYITPRSYEIALNAAGAAIQAVERSLRGEHCFALVRPPGHHAEHNRAMGFCLFDNIAIAAAYALTRVSRVAIVDWDVHHGNGTQHAFYGTDRVLFCSVHQEFLFPYSGSPSETGIGAGAGFTINAPLPAGSAIADYAAVFREIFLPAIERFRPEAILVSAGQDILSDDPLGGMEIRPEDLRVLTSLVKSAGDCSLAFVLEGGYGPSHGRAISCIFAALAGDEPPRTIPEPSGLMRSYIGRLKTLHRIG, encoded by the coding sequence ATGGGCGGCAGGGGACGCGGCAGCGCGATTCTGGATCCATCCGGCGCAGGACATGATTATCCCGGGCATTCCGAGTGCGCATCCCGCCTGGCCCTGGCCTGTTCGGGCATTCCTCCGGACACTCCCCGGTATGAGGCAGAACCTGCAACCCTGGACGATATTCTCCGGGTGCATGACCCCGGCTATGCCGGATGGATCAGGGAGCGGTGCAGGTCCATCACTCGCCCGTGGCACATCGATGCCGACACCTACATCACGCCCCGGTCCTACGAGATCGCCCTGAATGCTGCCGGGGCCGCGATCCAGGCCGTGGAACGATCCCTCCGGGGAGAACACTGCTTTGCGCTCGTGCGCCCGCCCGGCCATCATGCCGAGCATAACCGGGCCATGGGATTCTGCCTGTTTGACAATATTGCGATAGCCGCAGCGTATGCGCTGACCCGGGTCTCACGGGTTGCCATCGTGGACTGGGATGTCCACCACGGGAACGGGACCCAGCACGCGTTTTACGGTACGGATCGCGTGCTCTTCTGCTCGGTTCACCAGGAGTTCCTCTTTCCCTATTCCGGCAGTCCTTCGGAGACCGGGATCGGCGCCGGCGCCGGGTTCACCATCAATGCACCGCTCCCGGCGGGATCCGCGATTGCCGATTATGCCGCAGTGTTCAGGGAGATCTTCCTCCCCGCAATCGAACGGTTCCGGCCGGAAGCCATTCTGGTCTCGGCGGGGCAGGACATTCTCTCCGACGATCCGCTCGGCGGCATGGAGATCCGGCCGGAGGATCTCCGGGTCCTCACGTCACTGGTGAAATCTGCGGGCGATTGTTCCCTGGCGTTCGTGCTGGAAGGAGGATACGGGCCGTCCCACGGCCGGGCGATCTCCTGCATCTTTGCAGCCCTTGCCGGCGATGAGCCACCACGAACGATTCCTGAACCATCCGGTCTGATGAGAAGTTATATCGGCCGGCTGAAAACCCTGCACCGGATCGGTTGA
- a CDS encoding HEAT repeat domain-containing protein: protein MEMPGEDPEDGDDGPGSAFSPGRIAHFVGLLSDDDEQTRWRAAETLGRIGSPEAVAPLIDTLWDDDARVRLKAAWALGRIGDPGAVAPLRRLYRMENEDAQEIIREALESIQQAGLSPGP, encoded by the coding sequence ATGGAAATGCCGGGTGAAGATCCTGAAGATGGCGATGACGGGCCCGGATCGGCTTTTTCGCCCGGGCGCATAGCACATTTTGTCGGGCTCCTGTCCGATGACGATGAACAGACCCGGTGGAGAGCGGCAGAAACTTTAGGGAGGATCGGGAGCCCGGAAGCAGTTGCCCCGCTCATCGATACCCTCTGGGACGATGATGCCCGGGTCCGGCTCAAGGCAGCCTGGGCGCTCGGGCGGATCGGCGACCCGGGTGCAGTCGCTCCCCTACGGCGGCTATACCGCATGGAGAACGAGGATGCGCAGGAGATAATCAGGGAAGCCCTTGAATCGATCCAGCAGGCCGGGCTGTCCCCCGGTCCCTGA
- a CDS encoding RDD family protein yields the protein MADEPQITEPVCISPAPPEKTLYLAKWSSRFWAWLIDIILVTLFLNIVHGLLEPVWVLPFYWDIPHWDPFAVGFQTIFFFLYWTAMEGFRGQSIGKMVMNLKVVNRDGTKTNYWKAAIESFGKTFVPILILDCLIGWFAMPETKLRVCNRVSNTIVIKTDYKEPAGILYVKDRE from the coding sequence ATGGCAGATGAACCTCAGATAACCGAGCCGGTCTGTATCAGCCCGGCCCCCCCGGAAAAGACCCTCTACCTGGCAAAATGGAGCTCACGATTCTGGGCATGGCTTATCGATATCATCCTTGTCACCCTCTTTTTGAATATCGTTCACGGGCTTCTCGAACCCGTCTGGGTCCTTCCCTTTTACTGGGATATTCCCCACTGGGATCCGTTCGCTGTTGGTTTCCAGACGATCTTCTTCTTCCTGTACTGGACCGCCATGGAAGGGTTCAGGGGCCAGTCGATCGGCAAGATGGTGATGAACTTAAAAGTGGTCAACCGGGACGGGACAAAGACCAATTACTGGAAGGCAGCTATTGAAAGTTTCGGGAAAACTTTTGTTCCCATCCTCATCCTCGACTGCCTCATCGGGTGGTTTGCCATGCCCGAGACCAAACTCCGGGTCTGCAACCGGGTCTCCAACACCATCGTCATCAAAACCGACTACAAGGAACCGGCAGGTATCCTGTATGTCAAGGACCGGGAATAA